Genomic DNA from Tissierellales bacterium:
GAGTTTAAAAGAGTATCCATATCCATATTTAGTAGAAGGCGCAGATGACCCAGTTCAAGCTATGATACAAATTCCTCAAAACTACAATGAGACTACTCTTAAGACGGCGTTATTGCTTAGTGCTGATTTGGGACATAGGTTGCCATTTGAAAATGTAGAGCCAGATTTAAAATTGTATGATGCAAATAATTTAGAGAATGAAAATTTAATTTATATTGGACGGAAAACAAATTTACCTAAGGAATATAGAGAAAAATTGACATTAGAGGAATTGGATAAATTAAATAACGAGGTATTGATAAAAGAAATCGAGCATCCTAGGAACAAAGACAAAAGGATAATGATGATACTTGGTGAAAGCGAAGAAAAAATGCTTATGGCAGTGAAATCATTATTTGAAGATGATTTGCAGCTACAAAATGACAGCAGTGTGGTTTGGATAAATGATAAAACATTTGTAGATGAAAACAAAGATGATGAAGATGAGTATTTGACATTTGAAGAACTTGGATATGCACCTATAACGCTCTCTGGAGAAAGGTTTAATTCTGTAAAATATGATTATAGAATGCCAGGTAATTGGCAAATTAAAGATGGTGCACAATTATATTTAAGACTCAGATATGCTGATGTAATAAATTATGATACGTCATCTGTAACTGTAAAAATGAATGAAGTTCCTGTTTTTAGTAAGAAATTAGTGAAAGAAGGTCATAGATTAGATGATTTCTTCGTAGATATACCAGATGAAATAAAAAATGCAGATACACTTAGTATAGAAGTATCATTTACACTCGATGTGCCGAGAGACTGTGCGAGTGGAAGTTTTGACCAAAATACCTGGGCATTTGTATCGAATGACTCATATCTCTATTTACCACATGAAGATAGAGATAAATTCGATTTAGAAAATTATCCATACCCACTTATAAAAGATGGAGAACTAAATAATTTAAAAGTATTACATGATAGAGGAAAGTTTTTAAATGAGTTATCTCACGCATTTGGTTATATAGGTCATAGATTAAGAAACATATCAAATATTGAGATTATAGAAGAGGTTCCGGAAAAATTAGATGCAGGTCAATATATCTATATTGGAGGAGCTAGCAAGGATGGATTTGTAAGTGTATTTAATGATGTAATTAAATTAGGATACGATGAAAACTATGAGACATACAGGCGAGAACATTCAAACTGGGTTAATGTAGACAATGACAGTTTAGGGATATTACAACTTACAAGAGGTGAGAACTACAATATAGTAAGTCTTACAGGTTTGTCAGAGAAACCACTAAAGAATGCATCTAAATATCTTTCAGATTTTGGTTTTGTGGGAAGATTAGGCGGAGATGTGCAGGTATTGTATGCAAGTGGTCAAAATCAAATAGTTCATAGGACAGTAGAGCAAAATGTTATACAAGATGTAAAAGATCGGGGCGATATCAATACAGAAGCTTTAAATAGATTATCTGGAGCAGAAATTAGACAATTTTTGATATTCTTAGGTTTATTGATATTCGGAAGTGCTATAGTTGTGGTACTGAAGAAAAGATAATATAATTGACATGGGCTGTTTCAAATTGGAATCAAT
This window encodes:
- a CDS encoding cellulose biosynthesis cyclic di-GMP-binding regulatory protein BcsB, whose translation is SLKEYPYPYLVEGADDPVQAMIQIPQNYNETTLKTALLLSADLGHRLPFENVEPDLKLYDANNLENENLIYIGRKTNLPKEYREKLTLEELDKLNNEVLIKEIEHPRNKDKRIMMILGESEEKMLMAVKSLFEDDLQLQNDSSVVWINDKTFVDENKDDEDEYLTFEELGYAPITLSGERFNSVKYDYRMPGNWQIKDGAQLYLRLRYADVINYDTSSVTVKMNEVPVFSKKLVKEGHRLDDFFVDIPDEIKNADTLSIEVSFTLDVPRDCASGSFDQNTWAFVSNDSYLYLPHEDRDKFDLENYPYPLIKDGELNNLKVLHDRGKFLNELSHAFGYIGHRLRNISNIEIIEEVPEKLDAGQYIYIGGASKDGFVSVFNDVIKLGYDENYETYRREHSNWVNVDNDSLGILQLTRGENYNIVSLTGLSEKPLKNASKYLSDFGFVGRLGGDVQVLYASGQNQIVHRTVEQNVIQDVKDRGDINTEALNRLSGAEIRQFLIFLGLLIFGSAIVVVLKKR